In a single window of the Zonotrichia leucophrys gambelii isolate GWCS_2022_RI chromosome 2, RI_Zleu_2.0, whole genome shotgun sequence genome:
- the LOC135442973 gene encoding erythroblast NAD(P)(+)--arginine ADP-ribosyltransferase-like produces MATTAVDVIPLDMAPDSFDDQYQDCGNNMTEELPALNNSEFHQNPLFAQAWLNATAKWRGQKSPVSFLSSPAQAIALMAYTMDELHREFNTAVRVAGRSSQEYRDKFHFKTLHFLLTQALKTLRVTQGPQCHNVYRGVHGVRFEAEPGDIVRFGQFSSASQSEKTAKHIRSATMFQVYTCHGVAIWNFSKNPDEKEVLIPPYETFEVIKVSQEGERARIQLRSKGNFSKYNCEWLRGDTTGGSIPSTAFHLRGLLLAATALVVDTRIL; encoded by the exons ATGGCTACCACGGCTGTTGATGTGATCCCTCTGGACATGGCCCCGGACTCCTTCGATGACCAGTACCAGGACTGTGGCAATAACATGACCGAGGAATTGCCGGCCCTTAACAACTCCGAGTTCCATCAGAATCCTCTTTTTGCCCAGGCCTGGCTTAATGCCACTGCCAAGTGGCGAGGTCAGAAGTCCCCTGTGTCCTTTCTGTCATCTCCAGCCCAGGCCATTGCCCTCATGGCCTACACGATGGATGAGCTGCACAGAGAGTTCAATACAGCCGTGCGTGTGGCCGGGCGCTCCAGCCAGGAATACCGGGACAAGTTCCACTTCAAAACACTGCATTTCCTGCTGACCCAGGCCCTGAAGACACTGAGGGTCACTCAAGGACCGCAGTGTCACAACGTGTACCGGGGGGTGCATGGGGTCAGGTTCGAGGCAGAGCCCGGTGACATTGTCCGATTCGGTCAATTCTCTTCAGCATCACAGAGTGAAAAAACTGCCAAACACATTCGGAGTGCCACGATGTTCCAGGTGTATACGTGCCACGGTGTAGCAATCTGGAATTTCTCCAAGAATCCTGACGAGAAGGAGGTGCTGATCCCACCATATGAGACCTTTGAGGTCATCAAAGTCAGCCAGGAAGGAGAAAGGGCAAGGATCCAGCTCCGGTCCAAGGGGAACTTCAGCAAATACAACTGCGAGTGGCTGCGAGGTGACACCACAG gtgggagcatccccagcaccgCCTTCCACCTCAGAGGACTcctcctggctgccacagctctggtaGTGGACACCAGGATCCTCTGA
- the LOC135442978 gene encoding LOW QUALITY PROTEIN: erythroblast NAD(P)(+)--arginine ADP-ribosyltransferase-like (The sequence of the model RefSeq protein was modified relative to this genomic sequence to represent the inferred CDS: inserted 1 base in 1 codon), translated as MATTAVNEMPLDMAPDSFDNQYQDCGTNMTATLSALNSSEFQQNSLFAQAWLKVTAKWQSRGSPVSPLSSPVQAITLMAYTMDELHTEFNAAVRTAGRSIQEFQDSFHFKTLHFLLTQALVTLRQAQNGQCHNVYRGVSKYRFKAKPGGIVSFGQFSSASQREITAEDFRNATVFQVYTCHGMGIHQFSNYPDEKEVLIPXLETFEVIKISQEGERARIQLRSKGTFSSSTCKWLKGGSIPRAPYHLGGLLLATTTLAVATGIL; from the exons ATGGCTACCACGGCTGTCAATGAGATGCCCCTGGACATGGCCCCGGACTCCTTCGATAACCAGTACCAGGACTGTGGCACTAACATGACCGCGACATTGTCGGCCCTCAACAGCTCCGAGTTCCAGCAGAACTCTCTCTTTGCCCAGGCCTGGCTTAAGGTCACAGCCAAGTGGCAGAGTCGGgggtcccctgtgtcccctctgtcatCCCCAGTCCAGGCCATCACCCTCATGGCCTACACGATGGATGAGCTGCACACAGAGTTCAACGCAGCTGTGCGTACAGCCGGGCGCTccatccaggaattccaggacagcttccatttcaaaacgctgcatttcctgctgacCCAGGCCCTGGTGACGCTGAGGCAGGCTCAGAATGGGCAGTGTCACAACGTGTACCGGGGGGTGAGCAAGTACCGGTTCAAGGCAAAGCCCGGTGGCATTGTCTCGTTTGGTCAATTCTCTTCAGCATCACAGAGAGAAATAACTGCCGAGGACTTTAGGAATGCCACGGTGTTCCAGGTGTACACGTGCCACGGGATGGGAATCCATCAATTCTCCAATTATCCTGATGAGAAGGAGGTGCTGATCC CTCTTGAGACCTTTGAGGTCATCAAAATCAGCCAGGAAGGAGAAAGGGCAAGGATCCAGCTCCGGTCCAAGGGGACATTCAGCAGCTCCACCTGCAAGTGGCTGAAAG gtgggagcatccccagggctcccTACCACCTCGGAGGACTCCTCCTGGCCACCACAACCTTGGCAGTGGCAACAGGGATCCTGTGA
- the LOC135442975 gene encoding erythroblast NAD(P)(+)--arginine ADP-ribosyltransferase-like, giving the protein MAPLAQTLALLAMTVATTAVEVVTLDMSQDSFDDQYRECGPVMTEALSALNRSDFDQNPLFAQAWPRARAKWQSLGSPVSPLSSPAQAIALMAYTMNDLYKKFNAAVRVAGRSRQEYQDKFHFKTLHFLLTQALVTLRQAQNRQCHHVYRGKRTHRFKAKPGDIIRFGQFSSASQSEKAAKDFGSATMFQVYTCHGAAIWNFSKYPNEKEVLIPPYETFEVIKVSQEGEKVRIQLRSNGTFSKYNCEWLQMQCCGDGPCVLDAGGSIPRAPFHVSGLLLATTALAVATGIL; this is encoded by the exons ATGGCCCCCCTGGCGCagaccctggcactgctggcaatgACCGTGGCCACCACAGCTGTTGAGGTGGTAACCCTGGACATGTCCCAGGACTCCTTCGATGACCAGTACCGGGAGTGTGGTCCTGTCATGACTGAGGCGTTGTCAGCCCTCAACCGTTCCGACTTTGATCAGAACCCTCTCTTTGCCCAGGCCTGGCCTAGGGCCAGAGCCAAGTGGCAGAGTCTGgggtcccctgtgtcccctctgtcgtccccagcccaggccatcGCCCTCATGGCCTACACAATGAATGATCTGTACAAGAAATTCAATGCAGCCGTGCGTGTGGCCGGGCGCTCCCGCCAGGAATACCAGGACAAGTTCCACTTCAAAACACTGCATTTCCTGCTGACCCAGGCCCTGGTGACGCTGAGGCAGGCTCAGAACAGGCAGTGTCACCACGTGTACCGGGGGAAGCGCACGCACAGGTTCAAGGCAAAGCCCGGTGACATCATCCGGTTTGGTCAATTCTCTTCGGCATCACAGAGCGAAAAAGCTGCCAAGGACTTTGGGAGTGCCACAATGTTCCAGGTGTACACGTGCCACGGTGCAGCAATCTGGAATTTCTCCAAGTATCCTAATGAGAAGGAGGTGCTGATCCCACCATATGAGACCTTTGAGGTCATCAAAGTCAgccaggaaggagaaaaagtgaGGATCCAGCTCCGCTCCAATGGGACCTTCAGCAAATACAACTGCGAGTGGCT CCaaatgcagtgctgtggggatgggCCTTGTGTGCTGGATG CAGGTGGAAGCATCCCCAGGGCCCCTTTCCATGTCAGCGGACTCCTCCTGGCCACCACAGCTCTTGCAGTGGCAACAGGGATCCTCTGA
- the LOC135442971 gene encoding erythroblast NAD(P)(+)--arginine ADP-ribosyltransferase-like, translated as MRGDAGCFPAWSLWPLLFMAPLAQTLALLAMAMATTAVDVYPLDMAPDSFDDQYQGCVPAMKAALPALNGSEFEQNENFAEVWVKAAAKWQSRGTPVSPLSPEQAIAIMAFAYGLSGVFTEAVLVAGRSSQEYRDNFHFKTLHFLLTDALATLRDAQKGQCRDAFLKVCDIRFEAQRGDTIRFGVFMPVFPSKPIVKCSNFTMLEVHTCRGVKIQLHAKRPELKIVLIPPFETFNVTQITQEGNKTQIQLLSTGTFSEFNCEWLRGDIAGGSVPSAPFHVGSLLLATTALAVATGIL; from the exons atgaggggggaCGCGGGATG tTTCCCAGCCTGGTCCCTGTggcctctcctcttcatggccCCTCTGGCTCAGACCCTGGCGCTGCTGGCAATGGCCATGGCCACCACGGCTGTCGATGTGTACCCTCTGGACATGGCCCCAGACTCCTTTGATGACCAGTaccagggctgtgtccctgccatgaAGGCGGCATTGCCGGCCCTCAATGGCTCCGAGTTTGAGCAGAATGAGAACTTTGCCGAGGTTTGGGTAAAGGCTGCAGCCAAGTGGCAGAGTCGGggcacccctgtgtcccctctatCCCCAGAGCAGGCCATCGCTATCATGGCCTTTGCATATGGTCTGTCCGGTGTGTTCACTGAGGCCGTGCTTGTGGCTGGGCGCTCCAGCCAGGAATACCGGGACAACTTCCACTTTAAAACACTGCATTTCCTGCTGACCGATGCCCTGGCCACACTGAGGGACGCTCAGAAAGGGCAGTGTCGGGACGCATTCCTGAAGGTGTGTGACATCCGGTTTGAGGCACAGCGTGGTGACACCATCCGGTTTGGTGTATTCATGCCGGTGTTCCCGAGCAAGCCAATTGTCAAGTGCTCCAATTTCACAATGCTAGAGGTGCACACGTGCCGTGGTGTGAAAATCCAGCTGCATGCCAAACGACCAGAACTTAAAATCGTGCTGATCCCACCCTTTGAGACCTTCAATGTCACCCAAATCACCCAGGAAGGAAACAAGACACAGATCCAGCTCCTCTCCACTGGGACCTTCAGCGAATTCAACTGCGAATGGCTGCGAGGTGACATTGCAG GTgggagtgtccccagtgcccccttCCATGTTGGAAGTCTCCTTCtggccaccacagccctggcagtggcCACTGGAATCCTCTGA
- the LOC135442979 gene encoding erythroblast NAD(P)(+)--arginine ADP-ribosyltransferase-like produces the protein MTVATVAITMVPLDMAHNSFDDQYLNCRDEMTEKLPELKRSDFLKNNTFEKVWKNATAKWQKGGSDSSTLTKDQAIALLVYTMKSVYSDFNKAVRTAGNSSWEYHDNFYFKTLHFLLTDVLQKLRNPKNCLDVFQLVNSYQFEVKTGAKICFGQFASSSLDKTVAKYYGTDTMFEVHTCHGMDIQKFSFSQSDKEVLIPPFETFEVSDVKTEGSMLNIVLHSTGNSRNFNCGSLLRKSPNLGGLLLATMAMAVAIGTL, from the exons atgACCGTGGCCACTGTGGCCATCACGATGGTGCCCCTGGACATGGCCCACAACTCCTTTGATGACCAGTACCTGAACTGTAGGGATGAAATGACTGAGAAGTTGCCAGAACTCAAGCGCTCTGATTTTCTCAAGAATAACACATTTGAAAAGGTCTGGAAAAATGCCACAGCCAAGTGGCAGAAAGGAGGCTCCGATTCATCCACTCTGACCAAAGACCAGGCCATTGCCCTCTTAGTCTACACGATGAAGTCTGTGTATAGTGACTTCAATAAAGCCGTGCGCACAGCTGGAAACTCCAGCTGGGAATACCATGACAACTTCTACTTCAAAAcgctgcatttcctgctgacCGATGTCCTCCAGAAGCTTAGAAACCCTAAGAATTGTCTGGATGTCTTCCAGTTAGTGAACAGTTACCAGTTTGAGGTGAAGACTGGCGCTAAAATCTGCTTCGGCCAATTCGCTTCATCATCGCTGGACAAAACGGTGGCCAAATATTATGGGACAGACACAATGTTTGAGGTGCACACGTGCCATGGCATGGACATCCAGAAGTTCTCCTTCAGTCAAAGTGACAAGGAGGTGCTGATCCCACCCTTCGAGACCTTTGAAGTCAGTGATGTCAAGACAGAAGGAAGCATGTTGAACATTGTTCTTCACTCCACCGGGAATTCCAGAAACTTCAACT GTGGGAGCCTCCTCAGGAAGTCCCCCAATCTTGGGGGGCTTCTCCTGGCTACCATGGCCATGGCAGTGGCCATTGGAACCCTCTAA
- the LOC135442972 gene encoding NAD(P)(+)--arginine ADP-ribosyltransferase 2-like — MTVATADITVLPLDMAHNSFDDQYVNCGPAMTAALPDLKRSDFQKNPLFSQTWVKATAEWQKRGSYSSFLTKDQAIALMVYTMNDVYNSFNKAVREAGRSCQEYRYNFHFKTLHFLLTQALQKLRCHNKCLDVSRGVRNTQFNVKFGDNVRLNQFTSSSLNKMVAKHYGTDTMFEVHTCHGAHIEKFSFNQSEKEVLIPPFETFQVTKVTREGKKVQIVLRSTGNFSNYNCEWLQGDIMGTTWRDGDTQ; from the coding sequence atgACCGTGGCCACTGCGGACATCACCGTATTGCCCCTGGACATGGCCCACAACTCCTTTGATGACCAGTACGTGAACTGCGGCCCTGCCATGACTGCGGCCTTGCCAGACCTCAAGCGCTCCGACTTCCAGAAGAAccctcttttttcccagacCTGGGTGAAGGCCACGGCCGAGTGGCAGAAACGAGGCTCCTATTCATCCTTTCTGACCAAAGACCAGGCCATCGCCCTCATGGTCTACACAATGAATGACGTGTACAATTCGTTCAACAAGGCTGTGCGTGAGGCTGGACGGTCCTGCCAGGAGTACCGGTACAACTTCCACTTCAAAAcgctgcatttcctgctgacCCAGGCCCTCCAGAAGCTGAGATGCCATAATAAGTGTCTGGACGTGTCCCGGGGAGTGAGGAATACCCAGTTCAATGTGAAATTTGGTGATAATGTCCGCCTCAATCAATTCACTTCATCATCACTGAATAAAATGGTGGCCAAACATTATGGGACAGACACGATGTTCGAGGTGCACACGTGTCACGGAGCACACATTGAGAAGTTCTCCTTCAATCAAAGCGAGAAGGAGGTGCTGATCCCACCCTTTGAGACCTTTCAGGTCACAAAAGTcaccagggaagggaagaaggtgCAGATTGTGCTTCGCTCCACTGGGAACTTCAGCAACTACAACTGCGAGTGGCTGCAAGGTGACATCATGGGAACAACttggagggatggggacactcaGTGA
- the LOC135442974 gene encoding erythroblast NAD(P)(+)--arginine ADP-ribosyltransferase-like, translating to MTVATADIKVVPLDMAHNSFDDQYLNCGPAMTAALPDLKRSDFQTNPLFSQAWEKATLEWQKRGSYSSFLTKDQAIALMVYTMNDVYNSFNKAVREAGRSCQEYRYNFHFKTLHFLLTQALQKLRCPNKCLDVFRGVRNTQFNVKYGDKVRLSQFTSSSLNKSVAEYYGTDTMFEVRTCLGAHIEKFSFNQSEKEVLIPPFETFEVTKVTREGKKVQIVLRSTGNFSNYNCEWLRGGSLIRNSPTLGGSFPGNRGHGSGHWNSLSHKATKVAVVVEATVEGHQDEDHQDPQINEATKATEAIMTTMVPFSQLTHDVTMHTVTTVFTAITETTIDTMAIKETKVTVATTATVATTVTVPSGQSGSGGSGSLGIHSGLGGYTDHGVQSASDGCSDLKVAIAAKVAYYSDLRRSLG from the exons atgACCGTGGCCACTGCGGACATCAAGGTGGTGCCCCTGGACATGGCCCACAACTCCTTTGATGACCAGTACCTCAACTGTGGCCCTGCCATGACTGCGGCCTTGCCAGACCTCAAGCGCTCCGACTTCCAGACAAACCCTCTTTTTTCCCAGGCCTGGGAGAAGGCCACACTCGAGTGGCAGAAACGAGGTTCCTATTCATCCTTTCTGACCAAAGACCAGGCCATCGCCCTCATGGTCTACACAATGAATGACGTGTACAATTCGTTCAACAAGGCTGTGCGTGAGGCTGGACGGTCCTGCCAGGAGTACCGGTACAACTTCCACTTCAAAACGCTGCATTTCCTTCTCACCCAGGCCCTCCAGAAGCTGAGATGCCCTAATAAATGTCTGGATGTGTTCCGGGGAGTGAGGAATACCCAGTTCAATGTGAAATATGGTGATAAAGTCCGCCTTAGTCAATTCACTTCATCATCACTGAATAAATCGGTGGCCGAATATTATGGGACAGACACGATGTTCGAGGTGCGCACGTGTCTCGGAGCGCACATTGAGAAATTCTCCTTCAATCAAAGTGAGAAGGAGGTGCTGATCCCACCCTTTGAGACCTTTGAGGTTACCAAAGTGaccagggaagggaagaaggtgCAGATTGTGCTTCGCTCCACTGGGAACTTCAGCAACTACAACTGCGAGTGGCTGCGAG GTGGGAGCCTCATCAGGAATTCCCCCACCTTGGGAGGGTCTTTTCCTGGCAACCGTGGTCATGGCAGTGGCCATTGGAACTCTCTAAGCCACAAGGCCACCAAGGTCGCGGTGGTTGTGGAGGCCACTGTGGAAGGCCACCAGGATGAAGACCACCAGGATCCCCAGATAAATGAAGCCACCAAAGCTACAGAGGCCATTATGACCACTATGGTCCCTTTTTCCCAGT TGACCCATGATGTCACCATGCACACTGTGACTACTGTGTTCACAGCAATTACTGAGACCACCATTGACACCATGGCTATCAAGGAGACCAAGGTCACCGTGGCCACCACAGCCACTGTGGCCACCACGGTCACTGTACCAAG TGGTCAGAGCGGCTCTGGTGGCTCAGGGAGTCTTGGTATTCACAGCGGCCTTGGTGGTTATACAGACCATGGTGTCCAGAGTGCCTCTGATGGCTGCAGTGACCTCAAGGTGGCGATAGCTGCCAAGGTGGcctattacagcgacctgaggaggtcgctggggtga
- the LOC135442977 gene encoding NAD(P)(+)--arginine ADP-ribosyltransferase 2-like, whose protein sequence is MTVATVAITMVPLDMAHNSFDDQYVNCGAAMTAALPALKRSDFQENKKFYQAWEKATAEWQKRGSYSSFLTKDQAIALMVYTMNDVFREFNEAVRSAGRSCQEYRYNFHFKTLHFLLTQALQKLRCHNKCLDVSRGVKKQFSVKYGDKVRLSQFTSSSLNKSVAEYYGTDTMFEVHTCLGAHIEKFSFNQSEKEVLIPPFETFQVAKVTREGKKVQIVLRSTGNFSNYNCEWLRGDIMGTTWGDGDTQ, encoded by the coding sequence atgACTGTGGCCACTGTGGCCATCACGATGGTGCCCCTGGACATGGCCCACAACTCCTTTGATGACCAGTACGTGAACTGTGGCGCTGCCATGACTGCGGCCTTGCCTGCCCTCAAGCGCTCCGACTTCCAGGAGAACAAGAAGTTTTACCAGGCCTGGGAGAAGGCCACAGCCGAGTGGCAGAAACGAGGTTCCTATTCATCCTTTCTGACCAAAGACCAGGCCATCGCCCTCATGGTCTACACAATGAATGATGTGTTTAGGGAGTTCAATGAAGCCGTGCGTTCGGCTGGACGGTCCTGCCAGGAATACCGGTACAACTTCCACTTCAAAAcgctgcatttcctgctgacCCAGGCCCTCCAGAAGCTGAGATGCCATAATAAGTGTCTGGACGTGTCCCGGGGAGTGAAGAAACAATTCAGTGTGAAATATGGCGATAAAGTCCGCCTTAGTCAATTCACTTCATCGTCACTGAATAAATCGGTGGCCGAATATTACGGGACAGACACTATGTTCGAGGTGCACACGTGTCTCGGAGCGCACATCGAGAAGTTCTCCTTCAATCAAAGTGAGAAGGAGGTGCTGATCCCACCCTTCGAGACCTTTCAGGTTGCAAAAGTcaccagggaagggaagaaggtgCAGATTGTGCTTCGCTCCACTGGGAACTTCAGCAACTACAACTGCGAGTGGCTGCGAGGTGACATCATGGGAACAACCTGGGGGGACGGGGACACTCAGTGA